A portion of the Microbulbifer agarilyticus genome contains these proteins:
- a CDS encoding LacI family DNA-binding transcriptional regulator: MKSTINDVAARAGVSIKTVSRVINNEPSVRPATRKKVMDAVEELHYQPNLAARNLAGTRSYTIALIYDNPNAYYVIDMQNGILEACKARGYELLIHPSNSKSDTVNDELRALVEHSKVAGVVLTPPFSETQSVIDEVNKLNLDYVRIVSSGAAEGDEDNCIQVDDTAAAFDITKHLIEHGHQRIGFLSGGEEHVSTHGRLDGYKQALQQAGINLAPELVIPGEYSFDSGVAGAKALLESDNPPTAIFASNDEMAAGALFAARLMHIEIPEQLSIVGFEDSPFSRQTWPKLTTAHQPNSEIAKCAAALVLNKARSKGAAESAAANKEAGITKVFVPELLVRDSTGDSPAG; encoded by the coding sequence ATGAAAAGCACCATCAACGACGTGGCTGCACGGGCCGGGGTGTCGATCAAGACCGTTTCCCGGGTGATCAATAATGAACCCTCGGTACGGCCCGCCACCCGCAAGAAAGTGATGGATGCGGTTGAAGAGCTTCACTACCAACCAAACCTGGCGGCCCGTAACCTTGCGGGCACCCGCAGTTACACCATTGCGCTGATCTACGACAACCCGAACGCCTACTACGTGATCGACATGCAGAACGGTATTCTCGAGGCGTGTAAGGCGCGTGGCTACGAGCTACTGATCCACCCCAGCAATTCAAAGTCCGATACGGTTAACGACGAGTTGCGGGCCCTGGTGGAGCACTCCAAGGTTGCCGGCGTAGTACTGACCCCGCCCTTCTCCGAGACCCAGTCGGTCATTGATGAAGTAAACAAGCTCAACCTCGACTATGTCCGTATCGTCTCCAGCGGCGCCGCCGAAGGCGACGAAGACAACTGTATTCAGGTTGACGATACTGCGGCAGCCTTCGATATCACCAAGCACCTGATTGAGCATGGCCACCAGCGCATCGGCTTCCTGTCCGGTGGCGAGGAGCACGTTTCCACCCACGGGCGCCTGGACGGCTACAAGCAAGCCTTGCAGCAGGCTGGCATCAACTTGGCGCCAGAGCTGGTCATCCCTGGCGAGTATTCCTTTGACTCCGGTGTGGCCGGCGCTAAGGCACTACTCGAAAGCGACAACCCACCCACCGCCATCTTTGCGAGTAACGATGAAATGGCGGCGGGGGCACTGTTTGCCGCACGCCTGATGCATATCGAGATCCCGGAGCAACTCTCTATTGTCGGCTTCGAGGACAGCCCCTTCTCCCGTCAGACGTGGCCGAAACTCACTACCGCGCACCAGCCCAACAGTGAAATCGCCAAGTGCGCGGCCGCGCTGGTATTGAATAAAGCCCGAAGCAAAGGGGCTGCGGAAAGCGCTGCGGCAAACAAAGAGGCCGGTATTACTAAGGTATTTGTGCCGGAACTGCTGGTACGTGACTCTACTGGCGATTCACCAGCGGGCTAA
- the pgi gene encoding glucose-6-phosphate isomerase, giving the protein MHSDTSSSQPLAHSPIWQALQAQAAEFKQASLKGLFAVDPQRAERFSLELPEFLLDFSKNLLDQEVFVNLLRLAEEAELPRWCADFFAGKPINATEGRAVLHPALRGGLQEDIEIDGDFVTAQVEAELERLKKFVVLLHNGALTGYRGKRFTDVVNLGVGGSHLGPQTTIEALRAHRKGDVAVHFVSNVDGTQLTDVLAGLDADSTLFIVSSKTFTTSETMTNARSAHAWLQRAMPEVDGEVLLQQHFAAVTSSPDKAQQFGVLPERTFRFWDWVGGRFSLWSSIGLPIAIACGFENFRALLDGAASMDKHFREAPLETNAPVIMALLSVWYCTFMGYPAHAVLPYEQALHMLPSYLQQADMESNGKSTTRAGVAVDYPTGPLIWGQTGINGQHAFYQYLHQSPEVVPADFIGSVAPGHDLDGHHEILLANMFAQSQALMNGVDAESVASELAAKGLSQEEIKRLTSFKVHRGGKPSNTILLKELDPRSLGALIALYEHKIFAQGVILQIYSFDQWGVELGKGLANKLEPKLAAGDLSGEDSSTTQLIEYYRRKKNGAVMSTELPEVAVAESAGEQA; this is encoded by the coding sequence ATGCACTCTGACACTTCTTCATCTCAACCACTAGCACATTCACCTATCTGGCAGGCGCTGCAGGCGCAAGCCGCCGAGTTCAAGCAGGCGTCGCTGAAGGGCCTGTTTGCTGTAGATCCGCAGCGGGCCGAGCGTTTTTCGCTCGAGCTGCCGGAGTTCCTGCTGGATTTCTCGAAAAACCTGCTCGACCAAGAAGTTTTTGTAAATTTATTACGCTTGGCGGAAGAGGCGGAATTGCCCCGCTGGTGCGCAGATTTCTTCGCCGGCAAGCCAATTAATGCAACTGAGGGCCGGGCAGTGCTGCATCCCGCGCTGCGTGGGGGTTTACAAGAAGATATCGAGATCGATGGGGATTTCGTCACGGCCCAGGTCGAGGCTGAATTGGAGCGCTTGAAAAAGTTTGTAGTTTTACTACATAATGGGGCCCTGACTGGCTATCGGGGTAAAAGGTTTACCGATGTAGTCAATCTTGGGGTAGGTGGCTCCCATCTCGGGCCGCAAACCACCATCGAAGCGCTGCGAGCCCACCGGAAGGGCGATGTCGCAGTGCATTTCGTTTCCAACGTGGATGGAACTCAGCTCACGGATGTGCTGGCCGGCCTGGATGCCGATTCGACACTATTTATTGTCTCGTCCAAGACGTTTACGACCAGCGAGACAATGACCAATGCCCGCAGCGCACATGCGTGGCTGCAGCGGGCGATGCCGGAAGTGGATGGGGAGGTGTTACTACAGCAGCACTTTGCTGCGGTGACCTCCAGTCCCGATAAGGCGCAGCAGTTTGGGGTATTGCCAGAGCGGACCTTCCGGTTCTGGGATTGGGTTGGGGGGCGCTTTTCACTCTGGTCCTCCATCGGCTTGCCAATTGCGATCGCCTGCGGCTTTGAGAACTTCCGCGCGCTGCTGGATGGCGCTGCGAGCATGGACAAGCACTTCCGCGAAGCGCCGCTGGAAACCAATGCGCCGGTGATTATGGCGCTGCTGAGTGTCTGGTATTGCACCTTTATGGGCTACCCGGCACACGCCGTACTGCCCTACGAGCAGGCACTGCATATGTTGCCTTCGTATTTGCAGCAAGCGGATATGGAGAGCAATGGCAAATCAACCACCCGCGCCGGGGTGGCGGTGGATTACCCCACCGGCCCTCTGATCTGGGGGCAGACGGGTATTAATGGGCAGCATGCGTTTTATCAGTATCTGCACCAGAGCCCGGAAGTGGTGCCGGCGGACTTTATTGGCAGCGTGGCACCCGGGCACGACCTGGATGGTCACCACGAAATTTTGCTGGCCAACATGTTTGCCCAGAGCCAGGCGCTGATGAACGGTGTGGATGCCGAGTCAGTGGCTAGCGAGCTGGCAGCCAAGGGGCTGTCGCAAGAAGAGATAAAAAGGCTCACCTCATTCAAAGTACACAGGGGTGGAAAGCCAAGTAACACAATACTCTTGAAAGAGTTGGACCCCCGATCACTGGGAGCGCTGATCGCACTCTATGAGCACAAAATTTTTGCGCAGGGTGTGATTTTGCAAATTTATTCTTTTGATCAGTGGGGAGTGGAACTGGGTAAGGGCCTGGCGAATAAACTGGAGCCGAAACTGGCTGCGGGAGATTTGTCGGGCGAAGACAGTTCTACGACTCAACTGATCGAATACTACCGCCGGAAAAAGAACGGCGCGGTTATGTCCACGGAGCTACCGGAAGTTGCGGTGGCTGAGTCTGCTGGAGAACAGGCTTAA
- the edd gene encoding phosphogluconate dehydratase, translating into MANQTAVNSRIQAVTDRIIRRSEETRAKYLAQVERAQGKGRARHNLACGNIAHAMAASSDHDKNLIASGQGPNLAIINAYNDMLSAHQPYGAYPDMLKAEALRNGATAQVAGGVPAMCDGVTQGQPGMELSLFSRDVIAMATAISLSHDMFDGGLYLGICDKIVPGLVIGALSFGHLPAVFVPAGPMPTGLSNSEKVRVRQLYAEGKVGRKELLEAESASYHSAGTCTFYGTANSNQMLVEIMGLQLPGSSFVNPGTELRDALNQTAVKQLVQISEPSNYTPIAKILTEKAFVNGIVGLHATGGSTNHTMHLIAMARAAGIQITWQDMAELSEVVPLLCHVYPNGTADINHFAAAGGMQYLIRELLGAGLLHNDVSTVLGDSGMESYTYDPFLNDDKTGLVWRPTAEESGNPDIIRPANDPFSSHGGLQLLKGNLGNSVIKVSALKSPQLKVTAPAVVFNSQNDLLDAFKAGELEKDFVAVVRFQGPQANGMPELHKLTPSLGVLQDRGFKVALVTDGRMSGASGKVPAAIHLSPEALEGGMVAKIQDGDLIELDAEAGVLKVHVSDEELAARAPAECDLSGNDTGMGRDLFTNMRKLASGAETGGSILF; encoded by the coding sequence ATGGCAAACCAAACAGCGGTAAACAGTCGCATACAGGCGGTGACCGACAGGATCATTCGCCGCAGTGAAGAAACCCGGGCCAAGTACCTGGCCCAGGTTGAACGCGCGCAAGGCAAAGGCCGGGCACGTCACAACCTTGCTTGCGGGAACATAGCGCATGCAATGGCGGCTTCCAGCGATCACGATAAAAATCTGATCGCATCCGGACAGGGTCCAAACCTGGCCATCATCAATGCCTACAACGATATGTTGTCTGCGCACCAGCCGTACGGCGCCTATCCCGATATGTTGAAGGCCGAAGCGCTGCGCAACGGCGCAACAGCACAGGTTGCCGGTGGCGTGCCGGCAATGTGCGACGGGGTGACTCAGGGGCAGCCGGGCATGGAATTGTCACTGTTTTCCCGTGACGTCATTGCCATGGCTACAGCCATTTCCCTGTCCCACGACATGTTCGATGGTGGCCTGTATCTCGGTATTTGCGACAAGATTGTTCCTGGACTGGTAATTGGTGCGCTGTCATTCGGCCACCTGCCTGCGGTATTTGTGCCCGCAGGCCCAATGCCCACCGGCCTGTCAAATTCGGAAAAGGTTCGCGTTCGACAGTTGTATGCAGAGGGCAAAGTTGGTCGTAAAGAACTGCTGGAAGCCGAGAGTGCTTCTTATCACAGTGCCGGTACCTGCACCTTCTACGGCACCGCCAACAGTAATCAGATGCTCGTGGAGATCATGGGCCTGCAGTTGCCGGGCAGCTCCTTCGTTAATCCGGGTACGGAATTGCGCGACGCGCTGAATCAAACTGCAGTGAAGCAGCTGGTGCAAATTTCCGAGCCCAGCAACTACACCCCAATTGCCAAAATTCTTACCGAAAAAGCGTTTGTGAATGGCATTGTCGGCCTGCATGCCACCGGTGGTTCTACCAACCACACCATGCATTTGATTGCGATGGCGCGCGCCGCCGGTATCCAGATTACCTGGCAGGATATGGCTGAGTTGTCTGAAGTAGTACCGCTGCTGTGTCACGTGTACCCGAATGGTACTGCCGACATCAACCACTTTGCGGCCGCAGGTGGTATGCAATACCTGATTCGCGAGTTGCTGGGTGCAGGTTTGCTGCACAACGACGTGAGCACCGTGCTCGGCGACTCCGGTATGGAGTCTTATACCTACGACCCATTCCTAAACGATGACAAGACTGGCCTGGTGTGGCGCCCGACTGCGGAAGAGTCCGGGAATCCTGACATTATTCGCCCGGCGAACGATCCGTTCTCTAGTCATGGCGGCCTGCAGTTGTTGAAAGGCAATTTGGGTAATAGCGTGATCAAGGTGTCTGCGCTGAAATCTCCACAGCTGAAAGTTACTGCTCCGGCAGTGGTGTTTAACAGCCAGAATGATCTGCTGGATGCGTTCAAAGCGGGCGAGCTGGAAAAGGACTTTGTCGCAGTGGTGCGCTTCCAGGGGCCGCAAGCGAACGGCATGCCGGAACTGCACAAGCTGACGCCTTCGCTCGGCGTTCTGCAGGATCGAGGCTTCAAAGTAGCGCTTGTTACTGACGGCCGTATGTCTGGTGCCTCCGGCAAGGTACCAGCGGCAATCCATCTGTCTCCAGAAGCTCTGGAAGGCGGCATGGTAGCCAAAATTCAAGATGGCGACCTCATCGAGCTCGATGCGGAAGCCGGTGTTCTCAAAGTACATGTAAGTGATGAAGAGCTGGCGGCAAGAGCGCCAGCGGAATGCGATTTGTCTGGCAATGACACAGGCATGGGCCGCGATCTCTTTACCAATATGCGCAAGCTCGCAAGCGGCGCGGAAACCGGTGGCAGCATTCTTTTTTAA
- the zwf gene encoding glucose-6-phosphate dehydrogenase, whose amino-acid sequence MAKAFDMVLFGGGGDLSLRKLIPALYRAFIEGGLDKGTRIFPVCRRQEDADAYMNTAQQALKTHLRDGEYSDKQWKAFSPLLRAVSLDISKPDEQWDVLVDLLGNDVERTRLFYLAIPPAVFGPCCENLSVKGLIHENSRVVVEKPLGYNAKTSDEINSKIAEYFREESIFRIDHYLGKETVQNLLALRFSNVLFEHLWDAKTIDQIQISINETVGLEGRAGFYDDTGAMRDMVQNHLLQLLCLIAMESPNSMSARNIRSEKIKVLEALRPLTDDDVDENIVRGQYVAGGLGEELVPGYLEELKAPNSTTETFVAIRAHIDNWRWTGVPFYLRTGKRMEKRCAEIVIQYKNVSHSVYQPEAGEVLPNRLVIRLQPEESIKLVLMAKKMDSLTMELQPVELNLSLSETYDSFKSDAYKRLMLDAAANNSALFIHRDEVAAAWAWVDPIMDRWRETNNQPQLYRAGTWGPQASNQLLAENGHHWFNP is encoded by the coding sequence ATGGCAAAAGCATTCGACATGGTACTGTTTGGTGGCGGCGGAGATCTGTCACTGCGCAAATTGATTCCCGCGTTGTACCGCGCATTTATCGAAGGTGGCCTCGACAAGGGCACCCGCATTTTCCCGGTGTGTCGTCGCCAGGAAGATGCCGATGCGTACATGAATACCGCTCAGCAGGCGCTGAAAACCCACCTGCGTGACGGTGAGTATTCGGATAAGCAGTGGAAAGCTTTCAGCCCGCTGCTACGCGCGGTGTCTTTGGATATTTCCAAGCCCGACGAGCAATGGGATGTATTGGTAGATTTGCTGGGCAACGATGTCGAGCGCACTCGTCTGTTTTATCTGGCGATTCCTCCGGCAGTTTTCGGCCCCTGCTGTGAAAACCTGTCTGTTAAAGGTTTGATCCACGAAAACTCCCGCGTCGTGGTAGAGAAGCCGCTGGGCTACAACGCCAAAACTTCCGACGAAATTAACAGCAAAATCGCAGAGTACTTCCGCGAAGAAAGTATTTTCCGTATCGACCACTACCTGGGTAAGGAAACGGTTCAAAACTTGCTGGCGCTGCGCTTTAGCAATGTGCTGTTTGAGCACCTGTGGGATGCCAAGACCATTGATCAGATCCAGATCAGCATTAATGAAACCGTGGGTCTTGAAGGGCGCGCCGGTTTCTACGATGACACTGGCGCAATGCGGGACATGGTTCAGAACCACCTGCTGCAGTTGCTGTGCCTGATTGCGATGGAATCGCCCAACAGCATGTCCGCCCGCAATATCCGCTCCGAGAAAATCAAGGTGTTGGAAGCCCTGCGTCCGCTGACAGACGACGATGTAGATGAAAATATCGTGCGCGGCCAGTATGTGGCCGGTGGCCTGGGCGAAGAGCTGGTGCCCGGTTACCTGGAAGAATTGAAAGCACCGAATAGCACCACCGAAACATTCGTCGCGATTCGTGCGCACATCGACAACTGGCGTTGGACCGGTGTGCCGTTCTACTTGCGCACCGGCAAACGTATGGAAAAGCGTTGTGCGGAAATTGTTATTCAATACAAGAACGTTTCCCATAGTGTGTATCAGCCGGAAGCCGGCGAGGTGTTGCCCAACCGCCTGGTGATTCGCCTGCAGCCGGAAGAGAGTATCAAGCTGGTGCTGATGGCGAAGAAAATGGACAGCCTGACCATGGAGCTGCAACCAGTTGAGCTGAACCTGTCGCTGTCTGAAACCTACGACAGCTTCAAGAGTGACGCCTACAAGCGCCTGATGCTGGATGCGGCGGCGAATAACTCGGCGCTGTTTATTCACCGCGATGAAGTCGCTGCGGCCTGGGCATGGGTCGACCCCATCATGGACCGCTGGCGCGAAACCAACAACCAGCCGCAGCTTTATCGCGCGGGCACCTGGGGGCCACAAGCCTCTAACCAACTGCTGGCGGAAAATGGTCACCACTGGTTTAACCCTTAA
- the pgl gene encoding 6-phosphogluconolactonase, whose amino-acid sequence MVEEKFFADRERLTLALANECAAALHEGIKENGQATFLVSGGSSPEPVYRELSRRPLPWEKVNVALVDERWVEKDESGSNLAFISNTLLQNEAAKAPCLGMKNAAATPSAGEADCERAFQELPRPFDVCVLGMGNDGHTASFFPYAEGLEEALDPKSEKLCKAITAKQSAVTGVHTERMTLTLAAILQAKEIKLLISGEEKLKVYRQALLGDDVLEMPVRSILKQGSKPVTVYWAP is encoded by the coding sequence ATGGTTGAAGAAAAGTTTTTTGCAGATCGAGAGCGCCTGACGCTGGCGCTCGCCAATGAGTGCGCTGCTGCTCTGCATGAAGGTATCAAAGAGAACGGTCAGGCGACGTTCCTGGTAAGTGGCGGTAGCTCGCCCGAGCCGGTTTATCGCGAACTGTCCCGTCGCCCGCTCCCATGGGAGAAGGTAAATGTAGCGCTGGTTGATGAGCGCTGGGTAGAGAAAGACGAATCGGGCAGCAATCTGGCATTTATTTCTAATACCTTGCTGCAAAACGAAGCGGCCAAGGCGCCGTGTCTGGGTATGAAAAATGCCGCAGCCACGCCATCCGCAGGCGAAGCAGATTGTGAGCGCGCTTTTCAAGAGTTGCCACGCCCTTTCGACGTGTGTGTATTGGGTATGGGTAACGATGGCCATACCGCTTCCTTCTTCCCGTACGCGGAAGGATTGGAAGAAGCGCTCGATCCGAAGAGTGAAAAGCTGTGCAAAGCCATTACTGCCAAACAAAGCGCAGTCACCGGTGTGCACACCGAGCGTATGACGCTGACACTTGCGGCAATTTTGCAGGCAAAAGAAATTAAATTGCTGATCTCTGGCGAAGAGAAGCTGAAAGTGTATCGCCAGGCTCTGCTGGGCGATGACGTGCTGGAAATGCCCGTTCGCAGCATTCTCAAGCAGGGATCAAAGCCGGTCACTGTGTACTGGGCACCTTAA
- the eda gene encoding bifunctional 4-hydroxy-2-oxoglutarate aldolase/2-dehydro-3-deoxy-phosphogluconate aldolase, with protein MQETLVPVLEQAGVVPVIVIDNVSDALPLAQALVEGGLNVLEVTLRTEAALAAVEEIAKHLPDAHVGTGTVLNAGDIRRSVDAGATFMVSPGATDALLDAAADVSVPMLPGAANPSDVMRLLERGYGYQKFFPAEAAGGVPMLKSIGGPLGQVKFCPTGGIGPKNAMDYLNLSNVVCVGGSWMAAPKLVAEKNWAEITRLAKEASQLKG; from the coding sequence ATGCAAGAGACTCTTGTACCCGTATTGGAACAGGCTGGCGTTGTGCCGGTAATCGTGATCGATAACGTGAGTGATGCACTGCCGCTGGCGCAGGCGTTGGTAGAAGGCGGCCTGAACGTACTGGAAGTCACTCTGCGCACAGAGGCAGCGCTGGCTGCGGTTGAAGAGATTGCCAAGCACCTGCCAGATGCACACGTAGGTACCGGTACGGTGTTGAATGCTGGCGACATCCGTCGCTCCGTGGATGCCGGCGCGACCTTTATGGTGAGCCCGGGCGCGACCGACGCTTTGCTGGATGCCGCTGCCGATGTATCGGTACCCATGTTGCCGGGCGCTGCTAACCCCTCAGATGTTATGCGTCTGCTGGAACGTGGCTATGGCTACCAGAAGTTCTTCCCTGCGGAAGCGGCCGGTGGTGTGCCGATGCTGAAATCCATCGGCGGCCCGCTGGGCCAGGTTAAGTTCTGTCCTACCGGCGGTATTGGACCGAAGAACGCGATGGATTATCTGAACCTGTCCAACGTTGTTTGTGTTGGCGGTTCCTGGATGGCGGCTCCGAAATTGGTAGCAGAAAAGAACTGGGCTGAGATCACGCGTCTCGCGAAAGAGGCTTCCCAGTTAAAAGGCTGA